The Lacipirellula parvula genome window below encodes:
- a CDS encoding alpha-galactosidase — MPTATPLAERPCANNARPRRTLLSHAWRLATAWLLIVAVGHAPQACAEVAPTPVELEMTSVWVRENLLSATRLPPFSFKYGVANSSTFLRTWARTVQSTPGVLSTQHVVTWTDPAQLLRIRCEIVEYHDHPAVEWTVYFKNIGAADTAICQDILGFDFQLARTNRFEYMLHGIYGDFMTADSYRPYTLTMDPGFTKTFAPYAFSGKSSDGPDGWPYFNLQLPGGGMMMAIGWPGQWACSFTRNGTNGLSIKAGQQLTRMYLKPGEEVRTPLTALLFWRGEDVVRSQNLWRHWYVDHVLPHFDGQPQQAVRQIQVSGYQANNLYAFLVKGIVPDICWRDAGWYPVSQGPYTGDLQWLNTGTWEINRTLYPRGFRAFSDYARSSGSSFLLWFEPERVGSPNSFLGQRPQWLLPATSTTVGDILNLGNPEALDWLINHIDDMINTEGLDWYREDMNGNGPLPAWRNADSSTRQGITENFYVQGHLAFWDELKARHPALRIDSCASGGRRNDLETMRRAVPLVRSDFQFPDMAGVVEGNQCHIYGLSRWLPFHGTGSYLYDPYSFRSFYGACFGMGGLTEENTAAQQQAYAEIKQIGNYMLFGDYYPLTPYSLDNNVWMAWQFNTPSSNQGCVQVFRRQNATSSSITLQLNDLDPNQLYQVKNFDSPTLLSKTGAELMNPGLTVTLPAKGSAVFQYQPQAAAAIVAEDEDEPTPPAALERTAPSKRFRGPILRTSPNPAGGIAQRPPTSTKKRTLPVRPEVEERLKGSKTLKRATATHAQDG, encoded by the coding sequence ATGCCCACTGCGACACCGCTGGCCGAACGGCCCTGCGCGAACAACGCGCGACCGAGACGCACGCTCCTTTCCCACGCTTGGCGCCTCGCGACGGCGTGGTTGCTGATCGTCGCCGTCGGTCACGCGCCTCAAGCGTGCGCCGAAGTGGCGCCGACTCCCGTCGAGTTGGAAATGACGTCCGTGTGGGTGCGCGAGAACCTGCTGTCCGCCACGCGCTTGCCTCCCTTCTCGTTCAAGTATGGCGTCGCAAACTCCTCGACGTTCCTCCGCACGTGGGCCCGCACCGTCCAGTCAACCCCCGGCGTGCTCTCGACCCAACACGTCGTCACTTGGACCGACCCCGCACAGCTGTTGCGTATTCGCTGCGAAATCGTTGAATACCACGACCACCCCGCCGTCGAGTGGACCGTCTATTTCAAAAACATCGGCGCCGCCGATACGGCCATCTGCCAGGACATCCTCGGCTTCGATTTCCAGCTGGCACGAACCAATCGGTTCGAGTACATGCTGCACGGCATCTACGGCGACTTCATGACGGCGGATAGCTATCGTCCCTACACCCTCACGATGGATCCGGGGTTCACGAAGACGTTCGCGCCGTACGCCTTCTCCGGCAAGTCCTCAGATGGGCCGGACGGGTGGCCGTATTTCAATCTCCAATTACCCGGCGGCGGCATGATGATGGCCATCGGCTGGCCGGGGCAGTGGGCCTGTTCCTTCACGCGCAACGGAACCAACGGACTCAGCATCAAGGCCGGGCAACAATTGACCCGCATGTATCTCAAGCCGGGCGAAGAGGTTCGCACTCCGCTCACCGCGCTGCTCTTTTGGCGAGGCGAAGACGTCGTCCGCTCTCAAAACCTCTGGCGCCATTGGTACGTCGATCACGTCCTGCCGCATTTCGACGGCCAGCCTCAGCAAGCGGTCCGGCAGATCCAAGTCAGCGGCTACCAAGCCAATAACCTCTACGCCTTCCTGGTGAAAGGAATCGTCCCCGATATCTGCTGGCGAGACGCCGGTTGGTATCCGGTAAGCCAAGGGCCCTACACGGGCGATCTCCAGTGGCTCAACACGGGAACGTGGGAGATTAACAGGACGCTCTATCCGCGGGGCTTTCGCGCGTTCTCCGACTACGCGCGCTCCAGCGGTTCGTCGTTCTTGCTCTGGTTCGAGCCGGAGCGCGTCGGATCGCCCAACTCCTTCCTCGGTCAACGCCCCCAGTGGCTGCTGCCCGCCACGTCGACGACGGTCGGCGATATTCTCAACCTCGGCAACCCCGAGGCGCTCGACTGGTTGATCAATCACATCGACGACATGATCAACACCGAAGGGCTCGACTGGTACCGCGAAGACATGAACGGCAACGGCCCGTTGCCGGCGTGGCGCAATGCAGATTCTTCGACTCGCCAGGGCATCACCGAGAATTTCTACGTCCAGGGCCATTTGGCGTTCTGGGACGAATTGAAAGCCCGGCATCCCGCGCTGCGCATCGATTCGTGCGCCTCGGGCGGGCGGCGAAATGATCTGGAAACAATGCGGCGCGCCGTCCCATTGGTGCGCAGCGACTTCCAGTTTCCTGACATGGCGGGGGTCGTCGAAGGCAACCAATGCCACATCTACGGCCTCTCGCGCTGGCTCCCCTTCCACGGCACCGGCTCTTACCTGTACGACCCGTACTCGTTTCGGAGCTTTTACGGAGCCTGTTTCGGAATGGGCGGTTTGACCGAAGAAAACACTGCCGCCCAACAGCAGGCCTACGCCGAGATCAAGCAGATCGGCAATTACATGCTCTTCGGCGACTACTACCCGCTGACGCCTTATTCGTTGGACAACAACGTCTGGATGGCTTGGCAGTTCAACACGCCGTCATCGAACCAAGGCTGCGTGCAAGTCTTCCGGCGTCAGAACGCTACGAGTTCGTCGATCACCCTGCAGTTGAACGATCTGGATCCCAATCAGCTCTACCAGGTCAAGAATTTCGACTCGCCGACGCTGCTTTCCAAAACCGGAGCGGAATTGATGAACCCTGGATTGACCGTAACGCTGCCCGCGAAGGGCTCGGCGGTCTTCCAGTATCAACCGCAAGCTGCAGCAGCGATCGTGGCCGAGGACGAGGACGAACCTACCCCGCCGGCGGCGCTCGAGCGTACCGCACCGAGCAAGCGTTTCCGCGGACCGATTCTTCGCACCTCGCCCAACCCGGCCGGCGGCATCGCCCAGCGACCGCCGACGTCGACCAAGAAGCGCACCCTGCCGGTTCGTCCCGAGGTGGAAGAGCGACTCAAAGGTTCCAAAACGCTCAAACGCGCCACGGCGACCCACGCCCAAGACGGCTAG